Proteins encoded in a region of the Paramagnetospirillum magneticum AMB-1 genome:
- a CDS encoding site-specific integrase — MSRRDWPANLRCRRDGYYSWVNPTDGREYGLGRDKRAAFAQAVEANLQIMALCDKPRLVDRLNGTTDTTFADLAALYRQEIDKRLERAKIVKATAMSMRQRLATIETRWGATKVAQITTKDAADMLREYEDAGKERMAQSMRSFMLDVFNHAVAIGWRETNPVAVTKAVTVEVERSRLTLEDFRAIHAYAAANMAPRVARAMELALITGQRRDDLRNMGPKDISDGYLWVVQSKGGARVSIPVGIRLQVVNWSLSEVVANCRDAVLSKHFLHHNAIVGKARPGDPIRAQTISLEFAEARDKAGITGSTGKTPPTFHEIRSLAARLWTDERGEAFAKALLGHKSAEMAALYRDKRGDDWVRVPG, encoded by the coding sequence ATGTCCCGCCGCGACTGGCCCGCAAATCTGCGCTGCCGGCGGGACGGATATTATTCGTGGGTGAACCCGACGGATGGCCGCGAATATGGCCTCGGCCGGGATAAGCGGGCGGCGTTCGCCCAGGCCGTCGAGGCCAACTTGCAGATTATGGCGCTTTGCGATAAGCCGCGCCTCGTCGACCGCCTCAACGGCACGACAGACACCACATTCGCCGATCTGGCGGCGCTGTACCGCCAAGAGATCGACAAGCGGCTCGAGCGAGCAAAGATCGTGAAGGCGACGGCCATGTCGATGCGACAGCGCCTCGCCACCATCGAAACCCGATGGGGGGCCACGAAGGTCGCCCAGATCACGACCAAAGACGCCGCCGATATGCTCCGAGAGTATGAAGACGCGGGCAAAGAGCGCATGGCGCAGTCTATGCGGTCTTTCATGCTGGATGTGTTTAACCACGCTGTTGCCATCGGCTGGCGCGAAACGAACCCCGTGGCGGTCACCAAGGCCGTGACGGTCGAGGTCGAGCGGTCACGACTGACCCTCGAGGATTTCCGCGCCATCCACGCTTATGCCGCGGCTAACATGGCGCCCCGCGTTGCCAGGGCCATGGAGCTCGCGTTGATCACGGGCCAGCGCCGAGACGATCTGCGGAATATGGGGCCGAAGGACATCAGCGACGGCTATTTATGGGTCGTCCAGTCCAAGGGCGGCGCCCGCGTTTCCATCCCGGTCGGCATTCGGCTGCAAGTGGTCAATTGGTCGCTGTCAGAGGTGGTTGCAAACTGCCGCGACGCCGTCTTGTCGAAGCACTTTCTGCACCACAACGCGATCGTGGGGAAGGCCCGACCTGGCGACCCGATCAGGGCTCAAACCATTTCCCTAGAGTTTGCCGAGGCCCGCGACAAAGCAGGCATCACGGGCAGCACCGGGAAGACACCGCCGACCTTTCACGAAATCCGATCGTTGGCCGCCAGGCTATGGACCGACGAGCGTGGCGAGGCTTTCGCCAAGGCGCTTCTCGGCCATAAATCGGCCGAGATGGCGGCGCTTTATCGGGACAAACGGGGCGACGATTGGGTGCGTGTTCCGGGCTGA